A part of Aegilops tauschii subsp. strangulata cultivar AL8/78 chromosome 2, Aet v6.0, whole genome shotgun sequence genomic DNA contains:
- the LOC109776568 gene encoding small ribosomal subunit protein eS6y — MKLNIANPTTGCQKKVEIDDDMKLRNLYDKRISQEVVGDLLGEEFEGYIFKIMGGCDKQGFPMKQGVLTPGRVRLLLHRGTSCFRGHGRRVGERRRKSVRGCIVSQDLSVINLVIVKKGKNDLPGLTDTEKPRMRGPKRASKIKKLFNLGKDDDVRQYVNTYRRSFTNKKGKTVSKAPKIQRLVTPLTLQRKRARIADKKKRIAKKKSEAAEYQKLLAQRLKEQRDRRSESMAKRRSKLSAATKAPAASA; from the exons ATGAAG TTGAACATCGCGAACCCCACCACGGGGTGCCAGAAGAAGGTGGAGATCGATGACGACATGAAGCT GCGGAACCTTTATGACAAGAGGATCTCTCAGGAGGTAGTTGGTGATCTTCTGGGTGAG GAATTTGAGGGCTATATTTTCAAGATCATGGGTGGCTGCGATAAGCAGGGCTTCCCAATGAAGCAAGGAGTGCTAACTCCTGGGCGtgttcgccttctgcttcacaggg GCACATCTTGCTTCCGTGGGCATGGCAGGCGTGTTGGTGAGCGCCGGAGGAAGTCTGTCCGTGGTTGCATTGTCAGCCAAGACCTATCTGTTATCAACTTGGTGATTGTCAAGAAGGGCAAGAATGATCTGCCAGGCCTGACCGACACTGAGAAGCCCAGGATGAGGGGACCCAAGAGGGCTTCCAAGATCAAGAAGCTCTTCAACCTTGGCAAGGATGATGATGTCCGCCAGTATGTCAACACATACCGCAGGTCCTTCACAAACAAGAAGG GGAAGACCGTGAGCAAGGCTCCCAAGATCCAGCGTCTTGTGACACCCTTGACCCTCCAGAGGAAGCGCGCGAGAATCGCCGACAAGAAGAAGAGGATTGCCAAGAAGAAGTCTGAGGCTGCTGAGTACCAGAAGCTGCTTGCACAGAGGTTGAAGGAGCAAAGAGACCGCCGGAGCGAGAGCATGGCCAAGAGGAGGTCGAAGCTTTCTGCTGCTACCAAGGCTCCTGCTGCCTCTGCTTAA
- the LOC109776569 gene encoding serine/threonine-protein kinase SAPK2 translates to MERYEVIKDIGSGNFGVAKLVRDVRTKELFAVKFIERGHKIDENVQREIMNHRSLRHPNIVRFKEVVLTPTHLAIVMEYAAGGELFERICGSGRFSENEARFFFQQLLSGVSYCHSMQICHRDLKLENTLLDGSEAPRLKICDFGYSKSSVLHSQPKSTVGTPAYIAPEVLSRREYDGKVADVWSCGVTLYVMLVGAYPFEDPDEPKNFRKTITRILSVQYSVPDYVRISMECRHLLSRIFVANPEQRITIQEIKNHPWFLKNLPIEMTDEYQMSLHMVGVNAPPQTLEEIMAIIQEARIPGDGSKFAGQLSVPGLGSMELDDIDDVDVDVEDSGDFVCAL, encoded by the exons ATGGAGCGGTACGAGGTGATCAAGGACATAGGGTCGGGCAACTTCGGGGTGGCCAAGCTGGTCCGGGACGTCAGGACCAAGGAGCTCTTCGCCGTCAAGTTCATCGAGAGGGGGCACAAG ATTGATGAGAATGTTCAGAGGGAGATTATGAACCACAGATCTCTGAGGCATCCGAACATTGTTAGATTCAAAGAG GTTGTGCTAACTCCCACACATTTGGCCATAGTTATGGAATACGCTGCTGGCGGTGAGCTATTTGAAAGGATCTGTGGTTCTGGAAGATTTAGCGAGAATGAG GCTAGGTTCTTCTTCCAACAATTGCTTTCAGGAGTTAGCTATTGCCATTCCATG CAAATATGTCATAGAGATTTGAAACTAGAAAATACGCTCCTGGATGGGAGCGAAGCACCCCGGCTCAAGATATGTGATTTCGGTTACTCCAAG TCCTCTGTGTTGCACTCTCAGCCAAAATCGACCGTCGGTACTCCTGCCTACATCGCCCCCGAGGTCCTTTCTAGAAGGGAATATGATGGAAAG GTCGCTGATGTTTGGTCCTGTGGAGTAACTCTATATGTGATGCTTGTGGGCGCTTATCCTTTTGAGGACCCAGACGAACCGAAGAATTTCCGCAAGACAATTACT AGGATACTCAGTGTACAATACTCAGTACCTGATTATGTCCGGATTTCAATGGAGTGCAGACATTTGCTGTCCCGGATTTTCGTGGCAAACCCTGAGCAA CGAATAACCATCCAAGAGATCAAGAACCACCCGTGGTTCCTCAAGAATCTGCCGATCGAGATGACCGACGAGTACCAGATGAGCCTGCACATGGTCGGCGTCAACGCTCCCCCGCAGACCCTGGAGGAGATCATGGCCATCATCCAGGAGGCGCGGATACCGGGCGACGGTTCCAAGTTCGCCGGGCAGCTGTCAGTGCCTGGGCTAGGGAGCATGGAGCTCGACGACATAGATGATGTCGATGTGGACGTCGAGGACAGCGGTGACTTTGTGTGCGCGTTGTGA